The Polymorphobacter megasporae genome window below encodes:
- a CDS encoding exodeoxyribonuclease III, with translation MKIATYNVNGINGRLANLIDWLDRAKPDAVALQELKAPDERFPAAALEAAGYGAVWHGQKSWNGVAILARGSAPVVTRRSFPGDPDPAQSRYIEAAVDGVLIGGLYLPNGNPWPGPKFDYKLAWFDAFATHAAGLLASGLPVVLAGDYNVVPTDFDIYRPGALKGNALIQPEARAAYAALVAQGWTDALRTLNPDEPMFTFWDYFRNAFPRDAGMRLDHLLLSEALAPRLAAAGVDRDARAGDKSSDHAPAWIELRP, from the coding sequence GTGAAGATCGCGACGTACAACGTCAACGGCATCAACGGGCGGCTGGCGAACCTGATCGACTGGCTCGACCGCGCCAAGCCCGACGCGGTCGCGCTGCAGGAGCTGAAGGCCCCCGACGAGCGCTTTCCCGCTGCAGCGCTCGAGGCCGCAGGCTATGGCGCGGTGTGGCACGGGCAGAAAAGCTGGAACGGCGTCGCCATTCTTGCCCGCGGCAGCGCCCCCGTCGTCACCCGGCGCAGCTTCCCCGGCGACCCCGATCCTGCCCAGAGCCGCTACATCGAGGCGGCGGTCGACGGCGTGCTGATCGGCGGACTTTATTTGCCCAACGGCAATCCGTGGCCGGGGCCGAAGTTCGACTACAAGCTGGCGTGGTTCGACGCGTTCGCCACACACGCCGCCGGGCTTCTCGCCAGCGGGCTGCCGGTGGTCCTCGCTGGCGACTACAATGTCGTCCCGACCGACTTCGACATCTACCGCCCCGGTGCTTTGAAGGGCAACGCGCTGATCCAGCCCGAGGCGCGCGCTGCCTACGCCGCGCTCGTCGCGCAGGGCTGGACCGACGCACTGCGAACGCTCAACCCCGACGAGCCGATGTTCACCTTCTGGGACTATTTCCGTAACGCCTTCCCCCGCGATGCCGGGATGCGGCTCGACCATTTGCTGCTCAGCGAGGCGCTCGCCCCCCGCCTCGCCGCCGCCGGGGTCGACCGCGACGCCCGTGCCGGCGACAAGTCGAGCGACCACGCTCCGGCCTGGATCGAACTTAGACCGTGA
- a CDS encoding lipopolysaccharide biosynthesis protein, translating to MIGENLPAEPPISARTGSGAAWLISSRFATRGVDLATLAILARLLDPAAFGLVAIAMTLLLIVEAVFELPILQALVRIEILEHGHFDTAFTLGVIRGGVLALVMALCAWPFALIYGDHRLAPLICVLAFAPAMRGVISPRMAIFARQINFRRDFVIEIVGKVAALIAAATVAFTTHSYWAIVAGTVATPTITAAASFGFAPYRPRLSLSHWPAFRSFLGWSSAAQVLSAISWQCDRLLLGHFTTPAGLGRYALASDLAAFPETALVVPVGRPLMAAFALIRNDDTRLRLAYLKASSTIVLLGLPLCLGLSLLADPVVRLLLGGKWLAAIPLLRWLALASVPMLAVAPFAGLAMAEGRTEILFRQKVIEAAFKIPAIALAAMTFGIAGVIAVRIVTSVMLAFVTMALVRRISGVTVARQLTGVARPFASGGAMALTLALVTPRLAAIQSPVLLGAALAGTVALGALVYSGSGIVLWQLAGRPDCLEAQIIGRLRRMSRRLRRKGPHFQT from the coding sequence GTGATTGGCGAAAACCTACCGGCCGAGCCGCCGATTTCTGCCCGTACCGGCAGCGGTGCCGCATGGCTGATCAGCTCACGCTTCGCCACGCGCGGGGTCGACCTCGCGACGCTGGCGATCCTCGCGCGGCTGCTCGATCCTGCGGCATTCGGTCTCGTCGCGATTGCGATGACGCTGCTCCTGATCGTCGAGGCGGTTTTCGAATTGCCGATCCTCCAGGCGCTGGTCCGGATCGAAATTCTTGAACACGGCCATTTCGACACCGCCTTCACCCTCGGCGTCATTCGCGGCGGCGTCCTCGCGCTGGTGATGGCGCTGTGCGCATGGCCGTTCGCGCTGATCTACGGCGACCACCGCCTTGCGCCGCTGATCTGCGTCCTCGCGTTCGCGCCGGCAATGCGCGGGGTCATAAGTCCGCGCATGGCGATCTTCGCGCGGCAGATTAATTTCCGTCGCGACTTCGTCATCGAAATCGTCGGCAAGGTCGCGGCGTTGATCGCGGCAGCGACGGTCGCCTTCACCACCCACAGCTATTGGGCAATCGTCGCCGGGACCGTCGCGACGCCGACCATAACCGCGGCGGCATCGTTCGGCTTCGCACCGTACCGCCCACGCCTGTCGCTCAGTCATTGGCCGGCGTTTCGCTCGTTTCTCGGCTGGAGCAGCGCGGCACAGGTGCTCAGCGCGATCAGCTGGCAATGCGACCGCCTCCTGCTCGGCCATTTCACGACACCCGCCGGTCTCGGCCGCTACGCGCTGGCGAGCGATCTCGCGGCGTTTCCCGAAACCGCGCTCGTCGTCCCGGTCGGGCGGCCGCTGATGGCGGCGTTCGCGCTAATTCGGAACGACGATACCCGGCTGCGCCTCGCGTATCTTAAGGCGTCGAGCACGATCGTGCTGCTCGGGCTGCCGCTGTGCCTCGGGCTCAGTCTTCTCGCCGATCCCGTGGTCAGGCTGCTGCTCGGCGGTAAATGGCTGGCGGCGATCCCGTTGTTGCGCTGGCTGGCGCTGGCGTCGGTACCGATGCTCGCGGTGGCGCCGTTCGCTGGTCTCGCGATGGCCGAGGGCCGGACCGAGATCCTGTTCAGGCAGAAAGTCATCGAGGCAGCCTTCAAGATACCCGCAATCGCACTGGCGGCGATGACCTTCGGCATCGCGGGCGTCATCGCCGTCCGGATCGTCACGAGTGTTATGCTCGCCTTCGTGACAATGGCGCTCGTCCGGCGGATCAGCGGGGTCACCGTCGCGCGCCAGCTTACTGGCGTCGCGCGACCGTTCGCGAGCGGCGGCGCGATGGCGCTGACGCTGGCGTTGGTTACTCCGCGATTGGCGGCGATCCAGTCGCCGGTCCTGCTCGGTGCGGCGCTCGCAGGAACCGTTGCGCTCGGTGCGTTGGTCTATTCCGGGAGCGGGATTGTGCTGTGGCAGCTTGCCGGACGTCCCGATTGCCTCGAAGCGCAGATCATCGGTCGTCTTCGGCGGATGAGTCGGCGCCTTCGCCGCAAGGGACCGCACTTCCAGACGTAG
- a CDS encoding polysaccharide biosynthesis/export family protein, whose amino-acid sequence MFTRSILFAAVAMLMLGAAANVAPPVAAPVPSIAAYHLAPGDKLRITVFGEERLSGEYSLTPAGNVAFPLIGLVQADGKSVEEVQALITARLAAGYVNDPRVSAEVITFRPYYILGEVTRPGAFPFAVGLTLDQAVASAGGFTYRANHRRAFLRRAGDPKEHMVDLRAGTVAIAPGDTIRIGERYF is encoded by the coding sequence ATGTTCACCCGATCGATACTGTTCGCCGCCGTCGCGATGCTGATGCTGGGAGCGGCGGCGAATGTCGCGCCGCCGGTGGCCGCCCCGGTGCCGAGCATTGCCGCATACCACCTCGCGCCCGGGGACAAGTTGCGGATCACGGTCTTCGGCGAGGAGCGTCTATCGGGCGAATACAGCCTGACGCCCGCGGGTAACGTCGCCTTCCCGTTGATCGGGCTCGTCCAGGCCGACGGCAAATCGGTCGAGGAGGTGCAGGCGCTGATCACCGCACGCCTCGCCGCGGGGTACGTAAACGACCCGCGGGTCAGCGCCGAGGTCATCACCTTCCGGCCGTATTACATTCTCGGCGAGGTCACTCGTCCCGGGGCGTTCCCCTTTGCAGTCGGGCTGACGCTCGACCAGGCGGTGGCGTCGGCGGGCGGGTTTACCTATCGCGCCAACCATCGGCGCGCCTTCCTGCGTCGCGCCGGTGATCCCAAGGAGCATATGGTCGATCTCCGGGCCGGCACGGTCGCGATCGCGCCCGGCGACACGATCCGGATCGGCGAACGCTACTTCTGA
- a CDS encoding outer membrane beta-barrel protein — MRHTVAGGRRVGAIVFLLCCPIAAAVSSEFVSVDRDNIVLARERPELDALGIPAGGFRIYPSLTVGTIYDTNVFDRATGTGDGFLQIGPKITVQSGWSQNFLRFTGDAEIERFARIHSENNERYGVDALARVDVTHNMVVELDALFGRRAETRGSSGDVVAGSRPIIFYDAGGHISLTTTAGAVTAKGRLDLDDYRYNDAQVGNQFFSQRYRDHRATTALVELNFPLTPAISAVTSASFNDSSYTNTLPGLAPLDSNGFTTLAGVRFGVSSVTTGQITAGYLRQSYRAAVFPTIEGVNYDARIVWNPTTLLAVTATANRSIEPSPIANVAGIVADGAGAKADYEVLRNLLVNLRADYLREAYRGSDRRDRRVSAGAGVRYMINRTLQLGVQYDFRDQTSRGAGARPYRGSDVLLQLTVQR, encoded by the coding sequence GTGAGGCACACGGTGGCAGGCGGCAGGCGGGTTGGGGCGATAGTCTTTCTGCTGTGCTGCCCGATCGCCGCGGCGGTCTCCTCCGAATTCGTCAGCGTCGATCGCGACAACATCGTCCTTGCGCGCGAGCGGCCTGAACTCGATGCGCTCGGCATCCCGGCTGGCGGCTTCCGCATCTACCCATCGCTGACGGTCGGCACGATCTACGACACCAATGTCTTCGATCGGGCGACGGGGACCGGCGACGGGTTCCTCCAGATCGGTCCGAAAATCACGGTCCAGTCGGGCTGGAGCCAGAATTTCCTCCGCTTTACCGGCGACGCCGAGATCGAGCGATTTGCCCGCATCCACAGCGAAAACAACGAGCGCTACGGCGTCGATGCCCTCGCCCGCGTCGACGTGACCCATAATATGGTGGTCGAACTCGATGCCTTGTTCGGGCGCCGCGCCGAAACTCGCGGCTCGTCGGGCGATGTCGTGGCGGGCAGCCGTCCAATCATCTTCTACGACGCGGGGGGACATATCTCTTTGACGACGACGGCCGGCGCGGTGACGGCCAAGGGCCGACTCGACCTCGACGATTATCGCTACAACGATGCACAGGTTGGTAACCAATTTTTTTCGCAACGCTACCGCGACCACCGCGCTACAACTGCGCTCGTCGAGCTTAACTTTCCGCTAACCCCGGCGATTAGTGCAGTAACGTCGGCGAGCTTTAACGATTCATCGTATACAAATACTTTACCAGGCTTGGCACCACTCGACTCGAATGGTTTTACAACGCTCGCTGGGGTCCGTTTTGGTGTATCCAGCGTTACCACCGGACAGATTACCGCGGGTTATCTTCGGCAATCGTACCGCGCGGCCGTATTTCCTACGATCGAGGGAGTGAACTATGACGCCCGGATCGTGTGGAATCCGACGACACTGCTGGCGGTTACGGCAACGGCCAACCGGTCGATCGAGCCGAGTCCGATCGCCAATGTCGCCGGAATCGTTGCCGACGGGGCGGGGGCGAAGGCTGACTATGAAGTGCTGCGCAATCTCTTGGTCAATCTCCGCGCCGACTATCTTCGCGAAGCGTATCGCGGGTCCGATCGCCGCGACCGGCGGGTCTCGGCTGGTGCGGGTGTCCGCTATATGATCAACCGCACCCTTCAACTCGGCGTCCAGTACGACTTCCGCGATCAGACGAGCCGCGGTGCCGGCGCGCGGCCGTATCGTGGCAGTGACGTGCTGCTCCAATTGACGGTGCAGCGCTAA
- a CDS encoding glycosyltransferase, with amino-acid sequence MRGGERVIERLIKLFPDADIFTHVYVPGKMSEIIRGRPVKTTFINRLPGAAKHYQKYLPLMPLALEQLDLRGYDLVISSESGPAKGVIAPPDALHLCYCHSPMRYLWDHYHDYLSTTSGLSKLAIPWLFHGVRNWDVISAARVDTFVANSTFIQKRISRVWHRESSVVHPPVEVDLFRPRDDVEPRYLWVGQMTPYKRADIALDAFNELGLPLLMVGDGNIQKELRRRAKPNITIVDRLDFTALRAAYAQCRALVFTAEEDFGIVPVEAMASGRPVLAYGRGGIRDSVVEGRSGLFFKEQTVASLIEGVQAMERFLPHFDPAAAVADAARFAPEHFDAGIRAALAG; translated from the coding sequence ATGCGCGGCGGCGAGCGCGTGATCGAGCGGCTGATCAAGCTGTTCCCCGACGCCGATATCTTCACCCACGTCTATGTCCCGGGCAAGATGTCGGAGATCATTCGCGGACGCCCGGTGAAGACGACGTTCATCAACCGGCTCCCCGGAGCGGCGAAGCATTACCAGAAGTACCTGCCACTGATGCCGCTCGCGCTCGAACAGCTCGACCTGCGCGGCTACGATTTGGTCATCAGCAGCGAATCCGGGCCAGCGAAGGGGGTTATCGCCCCGCCCGATGCGCTGCACCTGTGTTACTGCCACTCGCCGATGCGGTATCTGTGGGACCACTACCACGACTATCTATCGACGACGTCGGGGCTGTCGAAGCTGGCGATCCCGTGGCTGTTCCACGGCGTCCGCAACTGGGACGTCATCTCGGCGGCGCGGGTCGACACCTTCGTCGCCAATTCGACTTTCATCCAGAAGCGGATCAGCCGCGTCTGGCACCGCGAGTCGAGCGTCGTCCACCCGCCGGTCGAGGTCGACCTGTTCCGCCCGCGCGACGATGTCGAGCCGCGCTACCTGTGGGTCGGCCAGATGACCCCGTACAAGCGCGCCGATATCGCGCTCGATGCCTTCAACGAACTCGGGCTCCCCCTGTTGATGGTCGGTGACGGCAACATCCAGAAGGAGCTGCGCCGCCGGGCCAAGCCGAACATCACGATCGTCGACCGGCTCGACTTCACTGCGCTCCGTGCCGCCTACGCCCAATGCCGTGCCTTGGTCTTCACCGCCGAGGAGGATTTCGGGATCGTGCCGGTCGAGGCGATGGCGTCAGGCCGGCCGGTCCTAGCCTACGGACGCGGCGGTATCCGCGACAGCGTCGTCGAGGGACGGTCGGGGCTATTCTTCAAGGAGCAGACGGTCGCGAGCCTGATCGAGGGCGTTCAGGCGATGGAGCGTTTCCTGCCGCACTTCGACCCCGCCGCAGCGGTTGCCGACGCCGCCCGCTTCGCTCCGGAACATTTCGACGCGGGGATCCGCGCCGCTTTGGCCGGATAA
- a CDS encoding glycosyltransferase family A protein gives MIILETEAEFLEDASSMDCSVIICTRNRSRELINVLTTMAAMTIPPHLEWELLVVDNGSSDDTPATIASFADRLPITRVWEPNAGLSNARNAGVRHARGRLIVWTDDDTRVVPGWLAAFYAAFTAHPEAALFAGRITPALLPPTPNWFRDAAADLHYLLATRDFGPDPVPLSIEGERYPFGASAAVRAVEQRQFLYDPELGVAPGRRRGGEETAVFVSILAAGHTGWWVPDAEVEHQVVSERQTTGYIREYYGSMGEAWAISGASTGPMIARAPFATWAKVVTGSVRYAVARVTRSSSWQRYLASASFHRGALAYFRRADQK, from the coding sequence ATGATAATACTCGAAACCGAGGCTGAATTTCTTGAGGACGCATCGTCGATGGATTGTTCGGTCATCATCTGCACGCGGAACCGATCGCGCGAGTTGATAAATGTTCTGACGACGATGGCGGCGATGACCATTCCTCCACATCTCGAGTGGGAGCTCCTGGTCGTGGACAACGGCAGCAGCGACGATACCCCCGCGACGATCGCCAGCTTCGCCGACCGGCTGCCGATAACGCGGGTTTGGGAGCCGAACGCCGGTCTGTCGAATGCGCGCAACGCCGGGGTACGCCACGCGCGCGGACGCCTGATCGTCTGGACCGACGACGACACGCGGGTCGTGCCCGGCTGGCTCGCCGCGTTCTATGCCGCATTCACCGCGCACCCCGAGGCGGCGCTGTTCGCCGGCCGGATCACCCCGGCATTGCTGCCACCGACGCCGAACTGGTTTCGCGACGCCGCCGCCGACCTCCATTATCTGCTCGCGACGCGCGACTTCGGACCCGACCCGGTGCCGCTGTCGATCGAAGGCGAACGCTATCCGTTCGGTGCGTCGGCGGCGGTCCGCGCGGTCGAGCAGCGGCAGTTCTTGTACGACCCCGAACTCGGCGTTGCGCCCGGACGGCGGCGTGGTGGCGAGGAAACTGCAGTCTTCGTCTCGATACTCGCCGCAGGGCACACCGGCTGGTGGGTTCCCGACGCCGAGGTCGAGCACCAGGTCGTCAGCGAGCGCCAAACAACCGGATACATCCGCGAATATTACGGGTCGATGGGCGAGGCATGGGCAATCAGCGGCGCGTCGACCGGACCGATGATCGCCCGCGCACCGTTCGCGACCTGGGCCAAGGTGGTGACGGGCAGCGTACGATACGCCGTCGCGCGCGTGACGCGGAGCTCATCGTGGCAGCGCTATTTGGCGAGCGCGTCTTTCCACCGGGGCGCGCTCGCCTATTTTCGTCGCGCCGATCAGAAGTAG
- a CDS encoding GumC family protein, translating to MTALEPYRTPERREGAVAVSDRRRSDRPSADRLDFRHFIAALRRRLGLLFGVTIAVVAAAALFVTHQPYVYSATAEIVLNTRDDQIAPTSAQAGSELPNADRADTEVEVLKSRALAESVAAALQLDANPAFNPTTKASPGIAAGLRTAVGLGGAAPRVRSPAETQRAIVDTLQSNLKVTRSDQTFALDVTYNAASATDAASIANEFARQYIAGQLRRKTDQNRSAITLLSSRLDSLQRQAQSDAERVQGYRIAHNLLSTSGSSLTEQEISSYNLAVTTARAQAVEDRARLNTARAQLRGGSNGGDAGEALDSTVVGRLREREAEVSGRLATLTDRYGAQYPDVAKTRSELADVQGQIKNEIGRIISNLEARVSVSQQRLDSLTGSLATARGGLADTNRSLAGLNDLDRRAKASQAVYESYLNRYKESVAQDGTEHADARLLSNAEPPLMPSSPKVLLSLIVAAVLGVGLGIAVAILTELQFTGLTTSEDVERRLGLAYLGGIPLPTSVMPRSTSPVDLIFDDPKSGFAEVFRSLRETLRQAAGEVPHVIAVTSSLPGESIAMTAACFARGLALSGETTILVDCDVREQGVATAFGLSSRRTDIVDILEGKASLDEAIVFDEATGLGLLLADAASDRGDQLVFGTRVEDLFTQLRIRFSYVVIATAPLLPVAETRSIVALADATLLLVRWRSTADHAVRAAMRLLSIKALKTTGVVLTNIDMRRQAKYGASDQTAYFEHYKTYYR from the coding sequence ATGACCGCGCTCGAGCCCTATCGTACCCCGGAGCGGCGCGAGGGTGCCGTTGCCGTATCCGACCGTCGCCGGTCAGACCGGCCGAGCGCCGACCGCCTCGACTTCCGTCACTTCATCGCCGCGCTGCGCCGCCGCCTTGGCCTGCTATTCGGCGTCACCATCGCTGTCGTCGCTGCCGCAGCGCTGTTCGTCACCCACCAGCCATACGTCTATTCGGCAACCGCCGAAATCGTGCTCAACACCCGCGACGACCAGATCGCGCCGACCTCGGCACAGGCAGGATCCGAGCTGCCCAACGCCGACCGGGCCGATACCGAGGTCGAGGTGCTTAAATCGCGCGCGCTTGCCGAAAGCGTCGCCGCGGCGCTGCAACTCGACGCCAACCCCGCGTTCAATCCCACGACCAAAGCCTCCCCCGGGATCGCTGCGGGTCTGCGGACGGCGGTCGGGCTGGGCGGCGCTGCACCGCGCGTCAGGTCACCCGCCGAAACCCAGCGCGCGATCGTCGACACGCTCCAGTCCAACCTCAAGGTGACGCGCTCCGACCAGACATTCGCGCTCGATGTGACCTACAACGCGGCATCGGCAACCGACGCCGCCAGCATCGCCAACGAATTTGCGCGGCAGTATATCGCTGGTCAGCTTCGCCGGAAGACCGACCAGAACCGCTCGGCAATCACGCTGCTGTCATCGCGGCTCGATAGTCTTCAGCGTCAGGCACAGAGCGACGCCGAGCGAGTCCAGGGCTACCGGATCGCGCATAACCTGCTCAGCACATCGGGCTCGTCGCTGACCGAGCAGGAAATTTCGTCGTACAATCTCGCGGTGACGACCGCGCGCGCGCAGGCGGTGGAAGACCGCGCCCGGCTCAACACCGCCCGCGCCCAGCTTCGCGGCGGTTCGAACGGCGGCGACGCCGGCGAGGCGCTTGATTCGACCGTAGTCGGGCGGTTGCGCGAGCGCGAGGCCGAAGTCAGCGGGCGGCTCGCGACCCTGACCGATCGCTACGGCGCGCAATATCCCGATGTCGCCAAGACCCGTAGCGAACTCGCCGACGTTCAGGGGCAGATTAAGAACGAGATCGGACGCATCATCTCGAACCTCGAGGCGCGGGTCAGTGTCTCGCAGCAACGTCTCGATTCGTTGACAGGAAGTCTTGCGACGGCACGCGGCGGGCTTGCCGACACCAATCGCTCGCTCGCAGGTCTCAACGACCTCGACCGCCGCGCCAAGGCATCGCAGGCGGTCTACGAGAGTTATCTCAACCGCTACAAGGAATCGGTCGCACAGGACGGGACCGAACACGCCGATGCGCGGCTGCTCTCGAATGCCGAGCCGCCGCTGATGCCGAGCAGCCCGAAGGTCCTTCTCAGCCTGATCGTCGCCGCCGTTCTGGGCGTGGGCCTCGGCATCGCCGTCGCGATCCTGACCGAACTCCAGTTTACCGGGCTGACGACGTCGGAGGACGTCGAGCGGCGGCTTGGGCTGGCGTATCTCGGCGGGATCCCGCTGCCGACAAGCGTCATGCCGCGGTCGACGTCGCCGGTCGACCTCATCTTCGACGACCCCAAGTCCGGCTTCGCCGAGGTGTTCCGCAGCCTACGCGAGACCCTGCGCCAGGCCGCCGGCGAGGTGCCGCACGTCATTGCCGTCACGTCGTCACTTCCGGGCGAGAGCATCGCGATGACCGCGGCATGCTTTGCCCGCGGCCTGGCGTTGTCGGGCGAGACGACGATCCTCGTCGACTGCGACGTTCGCGAACAGGGAGTCGCCACCGCCTTCGGTCTCTCGAGCCGCCGCACCGACATCGTCGACATTCTCGAGGGCAAGGCCTCGCTCGACGAGGCGATCGTCTTCGACGAAGCGACCGGGCTCGGCCTGCTCCTCGCCGACGCCGCGAGCGACCGCGGCGATCAACTTGTCTTCGGCACACGGGTCGAGGACCTGTTCACCCAGCTCCGGATCCGCTTCAGCTATGTCGTTATCGCCACCGCGCCGCTGCTGCCCGTCGCCGAGACCCGCTCGATCGTCGCGCTCGCCGACGCGACCTTGCTCCTGGTGCGCTGGCGGTCGACCGCTGACCATGCGGTGCGCGCCGCGATGCGATTATTGTCGATCAAGGCGCTCAAGACGACCGGCGTTGTCCTGACCAACATCGATATGCGGCGACAGGCGAAATACGGCGCGAGCGACCAAACCGCGTATTTCGAACACTATAAGACATATTACCGGTGA
- a CDS encoding glycosyltransferase — protein sequence MTARLNVFVHLARDKDVDQWRAARAAGSLVGINDDTPYGYGRAERMGCNVTFSRSGPETYFAQFVRLALRVILGFDLVHAWRHRAAMAQADVVWTHTESQFLGVAWVLPPGPKLIGQAVWLYDRWARLDPLRRAMFRRLIQRVDVLTTLSDDNLAIARGLFPGKRAEMIPFGIPAEHPLEPAVRENRPIRVIALGNDRHRDWATLVAAARGTDDIAVEVFSGTIDRTLACDAPNVVIGKLRTNADLAAAMARATMMCVPLSANHHASGITVVEEAVLAGLPVVATDVGGLRGYFGDDAVRYVPVGDAAALRAALREVAADPAVATAMAQRAQAHLVAAGLDAEGYVRRHVELSRELMAAR from the coding sequence GTGACCGCGCGGCTCAACGTCTTCGTCCATCTGGCGCGCGACAAGGACGTCGACCAGTGGCGCGCGGCGCGGGCGGCGGGATCGCTCGTCGGGATCAACGACGATACCCCATATGGATATGGCCGCGCCGAGCGGATGGGCTGCAATGTCACGTTCTCGCGCTCGGGTCCGGAGACCTACTTCGCGCAGTTCGTCCGACTCGCGCTGCGCGTCATTCTCGGCTTCGACCTCGTCCACGCGTGGCGGCACCGCGCGGCGATGGCGCAGGCCGACGTCGTCTGGACGCACACCGAATCGCAATTCCTCGGGGTCGCGTGGGTGCTGCCACCGGGACCGAAGCTGATCGGCCAAGCGGTCTGGCTGTACGACCGCTGGGCGCGGCTCGACCCGCTCCGCCGCGCGATGTTCCGGCGGTTGATCCAGCGGGTCGATGTATTGACGACGCTGTCGGACGATAACCTCGCAATCGCGCGCGGCCTGTTCCCGGGCAAGCGTGCCGAAATGATCCCCTTTGGTATCCCCGCCGAGCACCCGCTCGAACCCGCCGTCCGCGAGAACCGCCCGATCCGCGTCATCGCGCTCGGCAACGACCGGCATCGCGACTGGGCAACGCTCGTTGCGGCGGCGCGGGGGACCGATGATATTGCAGTCGAAGTGTTCTCAGGCACGATCGACCGGACCCTCGCCTGCGATGCCCCGAACGTCGTCATCGGCAAGCTTCGGACCAACGCCGACCTCGCGGCGGCGATGGCGCGCGCGACGATGATGTGCGTGCCGCTGTCCGCCAACCACCACGCCAGCGGGATCACCGTCGTCGAGGAGGCGGTGCTCGCCGGACTGCCGGTCGTCGCGACCGACGTCGGCGGACTGCGGGGCTACTTCGGCGACGATGCTGTCCGCTACGTTCCGGTCGGCGATGCGGCGGCGTTGCGCGCGGCATTGCGCGAGGTCGCCGCCGATCCAGCCGTTGCGACCGCGATGGCGCAGCGAGCGCAGGCGCATCTTGTCGCCGCCGGGCTCGATGCCGAGGGCTATGTCCGCCGCCATGTCGAGCTGAGCCGCGAACTCATGGCCGCAAGATGA
- a CDS encoding glycoside hydrolase family 16 protein, with translation MIRATVAALLLSTCGAQATMTPLAMCALRPVFTEDFKTLAIAPHTLADGARWTAHTPWNGDFGDAAFVDPGVGGPFGRDAEGLTITARRDAAGHWTSGLIAAGDATGTGPGVRYGYFEARMKLPPGPGTWPAFWLGTHIVNGDTTPSVELDAIEYYGHNTGGFQSGWHVWPGDKGPGGLHWNKVPADSLTTAFHNYGVRVAPDVTTFYLDRQPVWEIPTPPQHTRPLYPLVNLALGSGYPITDTPNPSVLRVAYVHVYELVPGPCR, from the coding sequence ATGATCCGCGCCACCGTCGCCGCGCTCCTGCTGTCGACCTGCGGTGCCCAGGCGACGATGACCCCGCTTGCAATGTGTGCGTTGCGGCCGGTGTTCACGGAGGACTTCAAGACGCTGGCGATCGCGCCGCATACGCTGGCCGACGGCGCGCGCTGGACCGCGCATACCCCGTGGAACGGCGACTTCGGCGATGCTGCATTTGTCGATCCAGGCGTTGGCGGACCATTCGGACGCGATGCCGAGGGTCTGACGATCACCGCGCGCCGCGACGCCGCCGGACACTGGACCTCGGGACTAATCGCAGCAGGTGACGCAACCGGCACCGGCCCCGGGGTTCGCTACGGCTATTTCGAGGCGCGGATGAAGCTGCCGCCGGGGCCGGGCACATGGCCGGCATTCTGGCTCGGCACCCACATCGTCAACGGCGACACGACACCGTCGGTCGAACTCGACGCGATCGAGTATTACGGCCACAACACCGGCGGCTTCCAGAGCGGCTGGCACGTCTGGCCCGGTGATAAGGGCCCCGGCGGCCTCCACTGGAACAAGGTGCCCGCCGACAGCCTGACGACCGCCTTCCATAATTACGGCGTCCGCGTCGCCCCCGACGTCACGACCTTCTATCTCGACCGCCAGCCAGTGTGGGAGATCCCGACGCCGCCGCAGCACACGCGCCCGCTGTACCCGCTGGTCAATCTCGCGCTCGGCTCGGGGTATCCGATTACCGACACGCCGAACCCGTCGGTGCTTCGAGTGGCGTACGTTCACGTCTACGAACTCGTCCCTGGCCCCTGCCGGTGA